One genomic segment of Chloroflexi bacterium ADurb.Bin180 includes these proteins:
- the clpP gene encoding ATP-dependent Clp protease proteolytic subunit — protein MSNQPSLATLVPMVVETTGRGERGYDIYSLLLKERIVFLGTPIDDAVANVIVAQLLFLQREDPDKEISMYINSPGGSISAGLAIYDTIQLVSAPVSTIAVGMTASMGTILLCCGTRGRRYALPNSTVHIHQPWGGVQGQAVDIEIEARRILRERERLNQILAHHTGQPLERIVVDTDRNYWMNAEEAVKYGIVDQVLSKAAKSQDKTSSGPAPEGSAGK, from the coding sequence ATGAGCAACCAGCCCAGTTTGGCTACTCTTGTTCCGATGGTCGTCGAAACCACCGGGCGCGGCGAGCGCGGCTATGACATCTACTCGCTGCTGCTGAAAGAGCGCATCGTCTTCCTGGGGACCCCGATTGACGATGCGGTGGCGAATGTGATCGTCGCCCAACTGCTCTTCCTGCAGCGCGAAGATCCGGACAAGGAAATATCGATGTACATCAACTCGCCGGGCGGTTCGATCAGTGCCGGCCTGGCGATCTACGACACCATCCAGCTCGTAAGCGCGCCAGTGTCCACCATCGCGGTGGGAATGACGGCGAGCATGGGCACCATCCTGCTGTGCTGCGGAACGCGCGGCAGGCGCTATGCCCTGCCCAACTCTACCGTACACATCCACCAGCCCTGGGGCGGAGTGCAGGGTCAGGCCGTCGACATCGAGATCGAGGCACGACGGATTCTGCGCGAACGAGAGCGCCTGAACCAGATCCTCGCTCATCACACCGGCCAGCCTCTCGAGCGCATCGTGGTCGACACGGACCGCAACTACTGGATGAACGCCGAGGAAGCCGTCAAGTACGGCATCGTTGACCAGGTGCTCAGCAAGGCCGCCAAGAGCCAGGACAAGACCAGTTCGGGCCCCGCGCCGGAGGGCTCGGCCGGCAAATAG
- the bcp_2 gene encoding putative peroxiredoxin: MVVGISPDPSEALADFRAKNNLPFVLLSDPKHVVAEKYGAWGEKKMYGKSHMGVIRSHFVIDENGRLLDVRIKVGPDESVRLAVEKVTAPAG, translated from the coding sequence GTGGTTGTCGGCATCAGTCCCGACCCGAGCGAGGCTCTGGCCGATTTCCGTGCAAAAAACAACCTGCCCTTTGTGCTGCTTTCCGATCCCAAGCACGTTGTGGCCGAAAAGTACGGTGCCTGGGGCGAGAAGAAGATGTACGGCAAGAGCCACATGGGAGTGATTCGCAGCCACTTTGTCATCGACGAGAACGGGCGCTTGCTCGACGTCCGCATCAAGGTGGGTCCTGACGAAAGCGTCAGACTCGCCGTGGAGAAAGTGACGGCTCCCGCGGGCTAG
- a CDS encoding transcriptional regulator PhoU codes for MILAYLLQMLGGLAVLLFGIDMLSTGTEQVAGRRIQTWLERLTNRRLKAAGFGFVATAILQSSSLLMVTMIGLINARLFTLEQAVGVMMGQEIGTTLTGQLIAFDVGKFLFALLIVGYGIRTLRPEKQWQAVGTAVLGLGIIFLGLETVKAGVTPLAEVPQVRSWLTTMSATPLLGVIGGAILTALIHSSAATTGLTIALGLSSAISLPGAIALILGANIGTCFTGLAAALHSSLSSRRASVAQILINLFGVALFLPFIYPFADFLSRTSTNLGRQIANAHSIFNITVSVILFPFVPLIVRAATLLVPGEDKEPPKVTQFLDDNLLVVPSIALSQATKEVMRIGRLTAEMVDWSLDALLRSDETKIERILQREDDQIDALCRITEQYIDTLTRGPVTEEERQRCFELKHAITDMERVADMAVNLAQAGQERAQEQVKFSKQGESEVARFHDLVCQNWTLAVSALESGDKTAARRVRQVEGDIDIMEKELRESHRRRLEAGVCSPQADILFIETLRNLERIGDHADNLGVSVLKGP; via the coding sequence GTGATCTTGGCGTATCTGCTGCAAATGTTGGGAGGCCTGGCTGTTCTGCTCTTTGGTATTGACATGCTCAGTACAGGCACGGAACAGGTCGCCGGAAGACGGATTCAGACCTGGCTCGAACGCCTGACCAATCGGCGCCTGAAGGCCGCCGGTTTCGGGTTTGTGGCCACGGCCATCCTGCAGAGCAGCAGCCTGCTTATGGTGACGATGATCGGCCTGATCAACGCCCGTCTGTTCACGCTGGAACAGGCCGTGGGCGTTATGATGGGGCAGGAGATTGGCACCACCCTCACCGGTCAGCTCATTGCCTTCGACGTCGGCAAGTTCCTGTTTGCCTTGCTCATCGTTGGCTATGGCATTCGTACGCTGCGTCCGGAAAAGCAGTGGCAGGCGGTCGGAACAGCAGTGCTGGGCCTTGGAATCATCTTTCTCGGCCTGGAGACCGTCAAGGCAGGTGTCACGCCACTGGCCGAAGTGCCGCAGGTGCGTTCGTGGCTCACGACGATGAGCGCGACGCCTCTGCTGGGGGTCATCGGCGGCGCCATCCTCACCGCGCTGATCCACAGCAGTGCGGCGACCACCGGCCTGACCATCGCTCTTGGCCTTTCCAGTGCCATCAGTCTGCCCGGCGCGATCGCTCTCATCCTTGGCGCCAATATCGGCACCTGCTTCACCGGCCTCGCTGCTGCGCTGCACTCCTCGCTGTCATCCCGCAGGGCATCTGTCGCGCAGATCCTGATCAACCTCTTCGGCGTGGCGCTCTTCTTGCCCTTCATCTACCCTTTTGCTGATTTCCTGTCCAGGACGTCGACAAACCTCGGACGGCAGATCGCGAATGCCCACAGTATCTTTAACATCACTGTAAGCGTGATCCTTTTCCCCTTTGTTCCCCTCATTGTCCGCGCGGCTACGTTGCTCGTCCCCGGAGAGGACAAGGAACCTCCCAAGGTGACGCAGTTCCTCGATGACAACTTGCTGGTCGTCCCGTCGATCGCCCTTTCGCAGGCAACCAAAGAGGTCATGCGGATCGGGCGGCTGACTGCCGAGATGGTTGATTGGAGCCTGGATGCTCTGCTCAGGTCCGATGAGACCAAGATCGAGCGGATTCTCCAGCGCGAGGATGACCAGATTGACGCCCTGTGCCGCATCACCGAGCAATACATCGACACGCTCACCCGGGGCCCTGTCACCGAAGAGGAACGCCAGAGGTGCTTTGAGCTCAAACACGCCATCACCGACATGGAGCGGGTTGCAGACATGGCGGTCAACCTGGCCCAGGCCGGCCAGGAACGCGCTCAAGAGCAGGTCAAGTTCAGCAAGCAGGGTGAGTCAGAAGTGGCTCGCTTCCATGACCTGGTCTGCCAGAACTGGACTCTGGCGGTGAGTGCTCTGGAAAGCGGCGACAAAACAGCCGCCAGGCGGGTGCGCCAGGTGGAAGGTGACATCGATATCATGGAGAAGGAACTGCGCGAGTCACACCGCAGGCGGCTCGAGGCGGGAGTCTGCAGCCCTCAGGCCGACATCCTGTTCATCGAGACGCTACGCAACCTGGAGCGTATCGGTGACCACGCCGACAACCTCGGCGTGAGCGTGCTGAAGGGCCCCTAG
- the yrrK gene encoding putative Holliday junction resolvase — protein sequence MAISDVMGWMASPLTVLKCAGLAAEQDAIVDLVQKHKVGLVVVGDPRSLDGSAGPQSQRVSQYVAQLTAKLAPVAVVQWDERLSTLHAQRLLRESNRRNARDVIDAAAATLVLQSYLDAHRQPDPHGPSTPEHEGGSL from the coding sequence GTGGCTATCTCCGATGTGATGGGATGGATGGCCAGTCCACTGACCGTATTGAAATGCGCCGGACTGGCTGCCGAGCAGGACGCCATAGTCGACCTGGTGCAGAAACACAAGGTCGGGCTGGTGGTCGTCGGCGACCCACGCTCACTCGATGGGTCGGCCGGACCGCAGTCACAGAGGGTCAGCCAGTACGTAGCTCAGCTCACAGCGAAGCTCGCCCCGGTGGCGGTAGTCCAGTGGGACGAAAGGCTCTCCACGCTGCACGCGCAGCGGCTGCTGCGCGAGAGCAACAGGCGAAACGCCCGGGACGTGATCGATGCCGCGGCGGCGACGCTCGTTCTGCAGAGCTATCTCGATGCGCACCGACAGCCAGACCCACACGGCCCATCGACTCCAGAACACGAGGGAGGCTCTCTGTGA
- the alaS_1 gene encoding Alanine--tRNA ligase codes for MISSSEIRSSFLAFFRSKGHTVVPSSSLIPANDPTLLFANAGMVQFKDVFIGAEKRPYTRATTAQKCMRVSGKHNDLENVGPSPRHHTFFEMLGNFSFGDYFKRDAIAFAWEFLTQVLGLDKNRLYPTVYLDDDEAFQLWQEIAGVPATRITRLGKKDNFWSMGDTGPNGPCSEIHYDRGPEHCTCHRSDCNLANECERWWELWNLVFMQFETTADGVTRPLPRPSIDTGMGMERITAVLQGKPSNYETDLFWPIIQRIQELLRHTDKQRDQGMVSYRVIADHARAIAFLVADGMLPGNEGRSYVLRLILRRAARHGRMLGFRTPFMAEAIKVVVDTMGSHYQELQARRDFILQATTQEEERFLQTLDVGLNLLDGIVESLRQSGQTVIPGDKAFRLYDTYGFPLDLTRDLAKEHQLTIDEAGYHQAMEAQRERARSAQRFGVAQEQELYQSLHLAAEPFVGYDSLTAEATVVALVRDGTPQDEVGPGQEVQVVLDRTPFYGEGGGQVGDKGEIVGPRGRIVIQDTRHPMPEITAHIGQVSQGILRVGDRVQARVDEDNRLDVARNHTATHLLHHALQKTLGDHARQAGSLVAPDRLRFDFTHLQAVTTDELRQIEREVNAAIRADLPVASAVTSFDQARSAGAIALFGEKYGDTVRMITVGDAYSRELCGGTHLRSTGQIGLFHILSESSVGAGLRRIEAITGRGAEAFFHEQLELISRVADTLEARPADLLQKAADLTEQLKAQQREITALRSQTLREKARELIQSAAAIGDTRVVSAPVQVDSADRLRELVDLIREGLAQHSAGAPPTESLIVLGSVFADRVALIAAASAGLVKRGVHAGKLVGEVARSIGGSGGGRPEMGQAGGGDPDRLSSAVALARQRAHELLGGDQGQGQG; via the coding sequence ATGATATCCAGTTCTGAGATTCGCTCATCGTTCCTGGCTTTTTTCCGCTCCAAAGGGCATACCGTTGTGCCCAGTTCTTCGCTCATTCCGGCCAATGACCCAACCCTGCTCTTTGCCAATGCTGGGATGGTTCAATTCAAGGATGTGTTCATCGGTGCTGAGAAGCGTCCTTACACCCGCGCCACAACGGCCCAGAAGTGTATGCGCGTCAGCGGGAAGCACAACGATCTCGAGAACGTCGGCCCCTCGCCACGCCATCACACCTTCTTTGAGATGCTGGGCAACTTTTCCTTCGGGGACTATTTCAAGCGCGACGCGATTGCTTTTGCGTGGGAGTTCCTGACCCAGGTCCTCGGGCTGGACAAGAACCGCCTGTACCCCACCGTCTACCTCGACGATGATGAGGCTTTCCAGCTCTGGCAGGAGATTGCCGGAGTACCGGCCACGCGGATCACCAGACTGGGCAAGAAGGACAACTTTTGGTCGATGGGAGACACAGGGCCCAATGGCCCCTGCTCAGAGATCCACTACGACCGGGGCCCCGAACACTGTACCTGCCATCGCTCGGACTGCAACCTCGCCAACGAGTGCGAACGCTGGTGGGAGCTCTGGAACCTGGTGTTCATGCAGTTCGAAACGACTGCCGATGGAGTCACCCGCCCGCTGCCCAGGCCCAGCATTGACACGGGCATGGGCATGGAGCGCATCACCGCGGTGCTTCAGGGGAAACCCAGCAACTATGAGACCGACCTGTTCTGGCCGATCATCCAGCGAATCCAGGAGCTGCTTCGACACACCGACAAGCAACGCGACCAGGGCATGGTTTCGTACCGAGTGATCGCCGACCACGCCAGAGCCATCGCCTTCCTCGTGGCAGACGGAATGCTCCCGGGCAATGAGGGGCGAAGCTATGTGTTGCGCTTGATCCTGCGCCGAGCAGCGCGCCACGGGCGTATGCTGGGATTCAGGACGCCTTTTATGGCCGAAGCCATCAAGGTAGTGGTCGACACGATGGGCAGCCACTACCAGGAGCTCCAAGCGCGCAGGGACTTTATTCTCCAGGCCACCACGCAGGAAGAAGAGCGCTTCCTGCAGACACTCGACGTAGGCCTCAACCTGCTAGATGGCATCGTCGAGTCTTTGAGGCAATCGGGCCAGACCGTGATTCCCGGAGACAAGGCCTTTCGTCTGTACGATACCTACGGCTTTCCACTCGACCTGACCCGTGACCTGGCCAAGGAGCACCAGCTCACCATTGACGAGGCTGGCTACCATCAGGCCATGGAAGCGCAGCGAGAACGAGCGCGGTCAGCACAGCGCTTTGGTGTCGCTCAGGAGCAAGAACTCTACCAGAGCCTGCATCTGGCCGCTGAACCCTTCGTTGGCTATGATAGCCTGACCGCCGAAGCCACCGTCGTAGCCCTGGTCCGTGACGGCACCCCTCAAGACGAGGTCGGTCCGGGGCAAGAGGTGCAGGTCGTGCTTGACCGCACTCCTTTCTACGGCGAGGGCGGAGGGCAGGTTGGCGACAAAGGTGAGATCGTCGGTCCACGCGGCCGCATCGTCATTCAGGACACGCGCCACCCGATGCCCGAGATCACCGCGCACATCGGTCAGGTCAGCCAGGGCATCTTGCGAGTTGGCGACCGCGTCCAGGCTAGAGTCGATGAGGACAACCGTCTGGACGTGGCCCGCAATCACACAGCAACTCACCTGCTGCACCACGCCCTCCAAAAGACACTGGGCGATCATGCCCGGCAGGCCGGGTCGTTGGTCGCCCCGGACCGGCTGCGCTTTGACTTTACTCATCTGCAGGCAGTCACGACAGACGAGCTGCGACAGATCGAGCGCGAGGTGAACGCCGCCATTCGCGCCGACCTGCCTGTTGCTTCGGCTGTCACCTCCTTTGACCAGGCCCGGTCAGCAGGAGCAATCGCGCTCTTTGGCGAAAAGTACGGCGACACCGTGCGGATGATCACTGTGGGCGATGCATATAGCCGCGAGCTGTGCGGCGGAACCCATCTGCGCAGCACCGGTCAGATAGGATTGTTTCACATCCTGAGCGAGTCCAGCGTCGGCGCCGGATTGCGTCGCATCGAGGCGATCACCGGGCGTGGCGCCGAGGCGTTCTTCCATGAGCAACTGGAGCTCATCTCGCGCGTTGCCGATACCCTCGAGGCTCGGCCAGCCGACCTGTTACAGAAAGCAGCCGACCTCACCGAGCAGCTCAAGGCGCAGCAGAGAGAGATCACTGCCCTGCGCAGCCAGACTCTGCGTGAGAAGGCCAGGGAACTCATTCAGTCTGCAGCCGCAATCGGAGACACCCGTGTAGTGAGCGCACCCGTGCAGGTAGACAGCGCCGACCGACTGCGCGAACTGGTCGACTTGATCCGAGAAGGGCTCGCTCAGCACTCCGCTGGAGCGCCGCCTACCGAGTCGTTGATTGTGCTCGGCTCGGTCTTTGCCGATCGAGTCGCCTTGATCGCAGCCGCATCAGCAGGGTTGGTCAAGCGCGGCGTGCATGCCGGCAAGCTTGTTGGTGAGGTCGCCCGCTCAATTGGCGGCAGCGGCGGGGGACGCCCGGAGATGGGGCAGGCTGGTGGCGGCGATCCGGACAGGCTGTCATCTGCCGTCGCTCTAGCCCGGCAACGTGCGCATGAACTTCTTGGCGGCGACCAGGGCCAGGGTCAAGGTTAG
- the tig gene encoding Trigger factor: protein MNITSEKTGPCQYTLTIEVEQERVETPLRQAAERINRYRPLPGFRPGKAPFAMIERQVGKDILYREMLDKVGNDWYKEALEHNKLEPYAQGELDIVQLEPLTLKVVVPTEPIVTLGDYKSIKVTPKTVEVTQADIDESLTRLQEANALWQPVEHEVMLGNQVVIDATGTSDDGKPVEQRDVTLEVTEQLTPDGFAQNLTGIKPGETKEFDVDYPADFRDQSLAGKHVHFAVTVKAVKEKELPQLSDELAKGAGAEDLADYKAKVREQLQKQREQESHDQALDQALDALVTGATLEYPAVAVEQEVDDLLRSFAERLASQGFTMEGYLQLTKKTPAQLREERRGPAEERLKRGLVLVEFAKAEGIQVSKEETEQEITRVAESFGENAESVRQALTTDGSLRGVASDLFRRKALDRLLELAGGTSKKPETQIEETPGAAKA, encoded by the coding sequence TTGAACATCACTAGTGAGAAAACCGGACCATGCCAGTACACGCTGACCATCGAGGTGGAGCAGGAACGAGTTGAGACTCCTCTCCGCCAGGCAGCAGAGCGCATCAACCGCTATCGTCCTCTCCCCGGCTTTCGGCCAGGCAAAGCTCCCTTTGCCATGATCGAGCGACAGGTCGGCAAGGACATACTCTACCGTGAGATGCTCGACAAGGTCGGCAACGACTGGTACAAGGAGGCTCTCGAGCACAACAAGCTGGAACCCTATGCTCAAGGCGAACTGGACATTGTGCAACTCGAGCCTCTGACGCTCAAGGTGGTTGTGCCCACAGAGCCGATTGTGACCCTGGGTGATTACAAGAGCATCAAGGTCACACCAAAGACGGTCGAGGTGACGCAGGCTGATATTGACGAGAGCCTCACCCGTCTGCAAGAAGCCAATGCGCTCTGGCAGCCGGTGGAGCACGAGGTGATGCTGGGCAATCAAGTGGTGATTGACGCCACTGGCACGTCTGACGACGGCAAACCCGTAGAGCAGAGGGACGTAACGCTCGAGGTCACCGAGCAATTGACGCCGGACGGCTTTGCACAGAACCTGACCGGCATCAAGCCCGGTGAGACCAAAGAGTTCGACGTGGACTACCCGGCCGATTTCCGCGACCAGAGCCTTGCCGGCAAACACGTCCATTTTGCCGTCACGGTCAAGGCAGTGAAGGAAAAGGAACTGCCTCAACTGAGCGACGAGCTGGCCAAGGGTGCCGGAGCCGAGGATCTGGCCGATTACAAGGCCAAGGTACGGGAGCAACTCCAGAAGCAGCGCGAGCAGGAGAGCCACGACCAGGCCCTCGATCAGGCGCTGGACGCCCTCGTGACCGGCGCGACGCTGGAGTATCCAGCCGTAGCTGTCGAGCAGGAAGTAGATGACCTGCTGCGCAGTTTTGCCGAGCGCCTGGCCTCGCAGGGGTTCACCATGGAGGGTTACCTGCAGCTCACCAAAAAGACCCCGGCACAGCTCCGCGAGGAAAGACGGGGCCCGGCCGAAGAGCGTCTCAAGCGCGGCCTGGTGCTCGTCGAGTTCGCCAAAGCCGAAGGCATTCAGGTCAGCAAGGAAGAGACGGAGCAGGAGATCACTCGGGTTGCCGAGAGCTTTGGCGAGAACGCCGAGTCGGTTCGCCAGGCGCTCACCACCGACGGCTCGCTGCGCGGTGTCGCCAGCGACCTGTTCCGACGCAAGGCCCTCGATCGTCTGCTAGAACTGGCAGGCGGAACCTCCAAAAAGCCAGAAACGCAGATTGAGGAGACCCCCGGCGCCGCCAAGGCGTAG
- the clpX_1 gene encoding ATP-dependent Clp protease ATP-binding subunit ClpX — MRREPTFQQCSFCHRPQYEVRHLIAGPDNVYICDECVQICQEILEQQAPAQGTQGETKRLPPPAEIYQRLNDYVVGQDRAKKVLAVAVYNHFKRTRARRQGDNEVELHKSNILLVGPTGCGKTLLAQTLARILSAPFAMADATTLTEAGYVGEDVESILLRLIHAADNNVERARYGIVYLDEIDKIARKSGDNPSVTRDVSGEGVQQGLLKILEGTIAHVPPQGGRKHPYQELIQLDTTDILFICGGSFEGLEQIIEARLGANRTMGFTGGSVRREPLTPSELLQRVSADDLLEFGLIPELVGRLPVVVSVDPLDEQMLYDILTRPKNALTRQFCKLFALDGVELEFGQDALRATAQEAFQCRMGARGLRSILEETLLDIMYELPTGQRQGKVHIDSEAVRNRKRSVQAA, encoded by the coding sequence ATGCGCAGGGAACCCACCTTTCAGCAATGCTCATTCTGCCACCGACCGCAGTATGAGGTACGCCACCTCATCGCTGGACCGGACAACGTCTACATCTGCGACGAGTGTGTGCAGATCTGCCAGGAGATCCTCGAGCAGCAGGCTCCAGCGCAGGGAACGCAGGGCGAGACGAAACGGCTCCCACCTCCTGCGGAGATCTACCAGCGCCTGAATGACTATGTCGTCGGTCAGGACCGGGCCAAAAAAGTCCTGGCCGTGGCAGTGTACAATCACTTCAAGCGCACCAGGGCCCGGCGCCAGGGCGACAACGAAGTCGAACTGCACAAGAGCAACATCCTGCTGGTTGGGCCAACCGGGTGCGGAAAGACGCTCCTGGCCCAGACGCTGGCCCGGATTCTCTCCGCCCCCTTTGCTATGGCCGATGCCACGACGCTCACCGAGGCAGGTTACGTCGGCGAGGACGTTGAGAGTATCCTGCTTCGACTGATTCACGCGGCCGACAACAACGTCGAGCGCGCCCGGTATGGTATCGTGTACCTGGATGAGATCGACAAGATCGCCCGCAAGAGCGGCGACAATCCTTCGGTCACCAGGGACGTGTCGGGAGAGGGCGTGCAGCAAGGTCTGCTCAAGATTCTCGAGGGCACCATCGCCCATGTGCCGCCGCAGGGCGGGCGCAAGCACCCCTACCAGGAGTTGATCCAGCTCGATACAACGGACATCCTGTTCATCTGTGGCGGCTCATTCGAAGGCCTGGAGCAAATCATTGAAGCTCGCCTGGGGGCCAACCGCACCATGGGTTTCACCGGCGGCTCTGTGCGTCGCGAGCCTCTGACCCCAAGCGAGCTGCTGCAGCGTGTCAGCGCTGACGACTTGCTCGAATTTGGCTTGATTCCCGAGCTGGTCGGCCGGCTGCCGGTTGTGGTCAGCGTCGACCCGCTCGACGAACAGATGCTGTATGACATATTGACCCGGCCAAAGAACGCCCTCACCAGACAGTTCTGCAAGCTGTTTGCCCTCGATGGCGTTGAGCTCGAGTTTGGCCAGGACGCGCTGCGAGCGACGGCTCAGGAGGCATTTCAGTGCCGCATGGGCGCTCGTGGTCTGCGGTCCATCCTGGAGGAGACGCTGCTCGATATCATGTACGAGTTACCGACCGGTCAACGTCAAGGCAAAGTCCATATCGATTCAGAGGCGGTTCGCAACCGCAAGCGCTCTGTACAGGCAGCTTGA
- a CDS encoding putative aminodeoxychorismate lyase, with translation MKGTRRTIGRIVLFLVAVGVMVGVAGGIVWFFVRQMRAAALQPGAEVDLSSLERTLLGFYLNLRRNDIETPPSGSTQQVEFTIQPGESAAAIASRLERLGIIRDAELFRLLLRYWGLDQQLEAGDYALTGNMPMSEVVTQLRHGRLQAKTVTIREGLRAEEVAYLLASEGLAGQEEFIGLVRGDAFQYDFLRDRPATAPHSLEGFLFPDTYQFAVTASATQIIDAMLQNFDRRVTIEMRQQALDEGLTLYQALTLASIVEREAVLAEERPIIASVYLNRLRKGIYLESDPTVQYGKGYDAATGRWWPHISMGELRTVDSPYNTYIHPGLPPGPICSPGLASIQAVLQPAETNYLFFLAKGDGSHVFAETFEEHLQNQAKY, from the coding sequence GTGAAGGGAACCAGACGCACCATAGGTCGCATTGTGCTCTTCTTGGTGGCAGTCGGCGTGATGGTTGGAGTTGCGGGAGGCATAGTCTGGTTCTTTGTGCGCCAGATGAGGGCGGCCGCCCTGCAACCGGGTGCGGAGGTAGACCTTTCGTCTCTCGAGCGCACTCTGCTGGGGTTCTACCTGAACCTCCGGCGAAACGACATCGAGACACCCCCCTCGGGAAGCACCCAGCAAGTCGAATTCACCATTCAGCCAGGCGAGAGCGCCGCGGCCATCGCTTCGCGGCTGGAGCGGCTGGGGATCATTCGCGATGCAGAGCTTTTTCGGCTTCTCTTGCGGTACTGGGGGCTGGACCAGCAACTCGAGGCGGGCGACTATGCTCTGACCGGCAACATGCCCATGTCAGAAGTCGTCACTCAACTCAGACACGGCCGGCTTCAGGCCAAGACCGTCACCATTCGCGAAGGCTTGCGCGCCGAAGAGGTAGCCTACCTTCTGGCCAGTGAAGGGCTGGCGGGCCAGGAAGAGTTCATTGGCCTGGTTCGCGGCGACGCCTTCCAGTACGATTTTCTGCGCGATCGCCCGGCGACTGCACCTCACAGTCTGGAGGGATTTCTCTTTCCAGATACGTACCAGTTCGCCGTCACCGCCTCTGCGACGCAGATCATCGATGCCATGCTGCAGAACTTTGACCGACGCGTGACGATCGAGATGCGTCAACAAGCCCTCGACGAGGGTCTCACTCTCTACCAGGCACTGACGCTGGCCTCGATCGTGGAGCGGGAGGCGGTTCTGGCCGAGGAACGGCCCATTATCGCCAGTGTCTACCTGAACCGCTTGCGCAAGGGCATTTACCTCGAATCTGACCCGACAGTGCAATATGGAAAGGGCTATGACGCGGCCACGGGTCGCTGGTGGCCGCACATCAGCATGGGCGAGCTGCGCACGGTGGATTCACCCTACAACACCTACATTCACCCCGGCTTGCCGCCTGGCCCGATCTGCAGCCCGGGGCTGGCGTCAATCCAGGCCGTCCTGCAGCCGGCAGAAACCAACTATCTCTTCTTCCTGGCCAAAGGCGACGGCTCGCACGTCTTTGCCGAGACGTTTGAAGAGCACCTGCAGAACCAGGCCAAGTACTAG
- a CDS encoding Flp/Fap pilin component — MKKLMQWLRRQKGQDLTEYALIIGLIVLLAIVALQTMGSSIQQILDKIATALGKAVT, encoded by the coding sequence ATGAAAAAGCTGATGCAGTGGTTACGCCGGCAGAAAGGTCAGGACCTGACCGAATACGCTCTGATCATTGGTCTGATTGTGCTGCTCGCCATTGTCGCCCTCCAGACTATGGGCTCGAGCATTCAGCAGATCCTGGATAAAATCGCCACCGCACTGGGCAAGGCTGTCACCTAG
- the bcp_1 gene encoding putative peroxiredoxin bcp, with protein MLKAGDRAPDFALVSDKGDKVKLSGLKGKKVILYFFPKAGTSG; from the coding sequence ATGCTCAAGGCGGGCGACCGTGCGCCGGATTTCGCTCTGGTCTCGGACAAGGGAGACAAAGTCAAGCTATCTGGCCTGAAGGGAAAGAAAGTGATCCTGTACTTCTTCCCCAAGGCGGGGACCTCAGGCTGA
- the phoP_3 gene encoding Alkaline phosphatase synthesis transcriptional regulatory protein PhoP has protein sequence MTEERKHILVVDDEPRMVRFVRMNLELEGYVISTAANGTEALAKVRDELPDLVLLDVMMPEMDGYEVLERIRQVSSVPVIMLTVKAEEADKVRGLELGADDYVTKPFSPRELASRVKAALRRAEMPSPGQKSTLVIDDRLTVDFQRREVLVAGNRVKLRPTEYRLLYHLVNNAGWVMTHETLLSKVWGYEYRDDTQLLRLYVTYLRQKIEPDPSNPRYIFNERGVGYRFAEIKGRPGRPSLPPPASST, from the coding sequence GTGACGGAAGAGCGAAAACACATTCTGGTCGTCGATGACGAGCCGCGCATGGTCCGTTTTGTGCGCATGAATCTAGAGCTCGAAGGCTACGTCATCAGCACGGCCGCCAACGGCACCGAAGCCTTGGCCAAGGTCCGCGATGAACTTCCTGACCTGGTACTGCTGGACGTCATGATGCCAGAAATGGACGGCTACGAAGTGCTAGAGCGAATTCGGCAGGTCTCGAGCGTGCCGGTGATCATGCTGACCGTCAAAGCCGAGGAGGCCGACAAGGTCCGCGGGCTCGAGCTGGGTGCCGACGATTATGTAACCAAGCCATTCTCCCCGCGGGAGCTCGCCAGCCGCGTGAAGGCCGCGCTGCGGCGCGCCGAAATGCCCAGCCCGGGGCAGAAATCGACCCTGGTGATCGACGATCGCCTGACCGTCGACTTTCAGCGGCGCGAGGTTCTGGTCGCCGGGAATCGAGTCAAGCTCCGGCCCACCGAGTATCGGCTGCTCTACCATCTGGTGAACAACGCCGGCTGGGTAATGACCCACGAGACGCTCTTGTCCAAGGTGTGGGGCTATGAATACCGGGACGACACCCAGCTCCTGCGGCTCTATGTGACCTACCTGCGTCAAAAGATCGAGCCCGATCCAAGCAACCCGCGCTACATCTTTAACGAGCGTGGCGTCGGCTATCGTTTCGCCGAAATCAAGGGCAGGCCTGGGCGCCCTTCGCTACCCCCGCCGGCCTCCTCCACCTAG